A region from the Oligoflexus sp. genome encodes:
- a CDS encoding rhodanese-like domain-containing protein translates to MSAKQPVILDVRTPEEYSEVRVPGSMNIDWNGPDFKDQVSKLDKNASYKVYCRSGNRSGRAMELMKTLGFQDVENLGSVDEAARKLARGCDRGPL, encoded by the coding sequence ATGTCCGCCAAGCAACCCGTGATCCTCGATGTCCGCACGCCCGAAGAGTACAGTGAAGTTCGCGTTCCAGGTTCGATGAACATCGACTGGAATGGGCCCGATTTCAAAGACCAGGTTTCCAAGCTCGATAAGAACGCGTCCTATAAAGTCTACTGCCGCAGCGGCAATCGCTCCGGCCGCGCCATGGAACTCATGAAAACCTTGGGTTTTCAAGATGTCGAAAACCTCGGCAGCGTCGACGAAGCCGCTCGGAAACTCGCCCGCGGCTGTGATCGCGGTCCGCTCTGA
- a CDS encoding MBL fold metallo-hydrolase, with translation MKETVKEFFDQDTWTLTYVVHDAATLDAVIIDPVWDYDPAASSLSEHSVEKVLAYVKERGLKVHYILETHAHADHVSGSQILKKTIPNAKIGIGAHITSVQKIFKDIFHLDPDFPTDGRQFDFLLHEGQTVNAGSLTIKTLYTPGHTPACSSYIIGEAVFVGDAIFMPDYGTGRCDFPAGSAEDLYDSVHRKLFQLPDHYQLYVCHDYMPGGRPLAFHCPVSEQKQKNIQLKASTTREEFVSFRKKRDATLSAPRLLLPSVQINIDAGHLPAPERNGVSYLKIPLRK, from the coding sequence ATGAAAGAAACAGTCAAGGAATTCTTCGACCAGGACACATGGACCCTGACCTATGTTGTCCACGATGCGGCGACTCTGGATGCCGTCATTATTGATCCCGTCTGGGACTATGATCCCGCCGCCTCCTCCCTAAGCGAACATTCCGTGGAAAAAGTTCTGGCTTACGTGAAGGAACGTGGCCTCAAGGTCCATTATATTCTGGAAACCCATGCCCACGCTGATCACGTCAGCGGCTCCCAGATCCTGAAAAAGACAATCCCAAACGCCAAAATCGGCATCGGCGCCCACATCACGTCGGTGCAAAAAATTTTCAAAGACATCTTTCATCTGGACCCGGACTTTCCCACTGACGGGCGGCAGTTCGATTTCCTCCTGCACGAAGGGCAAACCGTCAACGCCGGTTCCTTGACGATCAAGACCCTCTACACGCCCGGCCACACCCCGGCCTGCTCCAGCTATATCATCGGTGAAGCGGTTTTCGTCGGCGACGCGATCTTCATGCCGGATTATGGCACGGGCCGCTGCGATTTCCCCGCCGGCAGCGCCGAGGACCTTTATGATTCGGTGCATCGTAAACTCTTCCAGCTCCCGGATCACTATCAGCTCTACGTCTGTCACGATTATATGCCCGGCGGCCGCCCCCTCGCCTTTCACTGCCCTGTGAGCGAGCAGAAACAAAAAAACATACAGCTGAAGGCCAGCACCACGCGCGAAGAGTTCGTCAGCTTCCGCAAAAAAAGGGACGCGACCCTCAGCGCCCCGCGCCTCCTTCTTCCCAGCGTCCAGATCAATATTGATGCCGGTCATTTGCCAGCGCCCGAGCGCAACGGTGTCTCGTACCTTAAAATCCCTCTTAGGAAGTAA